From the genome of Gracilibacillus salitolerans, one region includes:
- a CDS encoding YflJ family protein: MHVGSKGWYVEKLKEKGVRYIEGRKIEKFKTHILANLLDEKENS; the protein is encoded by the coding sequence ATGCACGTAGGAAGCAAAGGCTGGTACGTAGAAAAATTAAAAGAAAAAGGTGTGCGTTATATTGAAGGTCGGAAAATTGAAAAATTCAAGACACACATCCTTGCAAATTTATTAGATGAAAAAGAAAATAGTTAA
- a CDS encoding MOSC domain-containing protein: MSYAIASLNVGKPTVHQLDGQEIKTGFKKTPTHQPNYLTVTGFENDGQADLKNHGGEEKALLMYPKDHYRYWEEKYQRDFPYPAFGENITIVGLTENDLYIGDVFQLGEAEIQVSQPRQPCYKIAKVHDLKDMPAVVTETGFSGYYFRVLKEGVVKPTDRLIKVKEDPQQVSPVDVFHCLFHDRKNRKKMEQYLQIEALAPNVKKSLTKRMEKLG, encoded by the coding sequence ATGTCATATGCAATCGCATCCTTAAATGTAGGAAAACCAACAGTACATCAGTTGGATGGACAGGAAATAAAAACAGGCTTTAAAAAAACACCAACACATCAACCCAATTATTTAACGGTAACAGGTTTTGAGAATGATGGACAGGCGGACCTAAAAAACCATGGTGGGGAAGAAAAGGCGTTATTAATGTATCCGAAAGATCATTATCGATATTGGGAAGAAAAATACCAGCGAGACTTTCCATACCCTGCTTTTGGTGAAAATATAACGATTGTTGGCTTAACAGAGAATGATCTCTACATTGGAGATGTTTTTCAGCTTGGCGAGGCAGAAATTCAAGTTTCACAGCCAAGACAGCCATGTTATAAAATTGCCAAAGTCCACGATCTTAAAGATATGCCTGCTGTTGTTACGGAAACAGGATTCAGTGGTTATTATTTTCGTGTGCTCAAAGAAGGGGTAGTGAAGCCGACAGATCGATTAATAAAAGTGAAAGAAGATCCCCAACAGGTATCACCAGTAGACGTATTTCACTGTTTATTTCATGACCGAAAAAACAGGAAAAAGATGGAGCAATACCTTCAAATAGAAGCATTAGCACCTAATGTCAAAAAAAGTTTAACGAAACGAATGGAAAAGTTAGGATGA
- a CDS encoding DnaJ family domain-containing protein has translation MDVFSQLAEERIKQAMKDGEFDVIKGKGKPLKKDPLEHVPAELRMSYRIMKNSGYLPEEIQLNKELASLRDLLKLCTDDNDKQRIEKRISEKELQFQMLLEKRNMKQTSAYKRYSSKIFRLF, from the coding sequence ATGGATGTATTCTCACAACTTGCCGAAGAACGAATAAAGCAAGCAATGAAAGATGGTGAGTTTGATGTTATAAAAGGAAAGGGAAAGCCTCTTAAGAAGGATCCACTAGAACATGTCCCAGCAGAGTTACGGATGAGTTATCGTATTATGAAAAATAGCGGCTACCTACCTGAAGAAATACAGCTTAATAAGGAATTAGCTTCATTACGAGACTTATTAAAATTATGTACAGATGATAATGATAAACAACGAATCGAGAAACGAATTTCAGAAAAAGAATTACAATTCCAAATGTTACTAGAAAAAAGAAACATGAAACAAACCTCCGCGTACAAAAGATATAGCAGTAAAATTTTTCGGTTATTTTAA
- a CDS encoding putative bifunctional diguanylate cyclase/phosphodiesterase produces the protein MPHESNVYPSTNDLLRIVQHNMNLMFVIRKQKEQFYFSFLSGKLKEKLELPDAVTASDRDIKNIDSTFILLHRTKLKQAFTGKEITFRHHFHSHYLFTMLSPVIKDDEVIEVVGTTMDITSFEKSEQQIEFMVTHDILTKLPNRQKLLDDLDEIIHNNRQDKPKAIMICDLDRLKNVNDTLGQFAGDQVITLIADRLKKATLEACQVYRLGGDEFVIVIGQQVSDLKVYAEQILQIVRQPIIISNHDFYMTATIGISYMSEKACKTEDYINRASVAVHYGKVQGGNRISEYTNKMSEQYNELILLESDIRKAFKFNEFTLSYQPKVDVYTNDIVGVEALIRWEHGKKGKIPPSIFIPIAEEIGMIDQIGKWVLREACKQFVRWRNSGANPVMVAVNISAFELQQPDFLPRVKQIIKETGMDPYYLEIEITENSVMQNTEECIEMMNELRAMGVSLSIDDFGTGYSSMGYLQKFPINYLKIDQSFIKELFEESGSAEIIKAMIQLAHTFGLKVVAEGVEGERILSFIRNEKCDYYQGYFYSKPLEADVMEEKLLAFS, from the coding sequence ATGCCACACGAATCCAATGTATATCCAAGTACGAACGATTTATTAAGAATAGTACAACATAACATGAACCTTATGTTCGTGATTAGGAAGCAAAAGGAGCAATTTTATTTTTCATTTTTATCTGGTAAGTTGAAAGAAAAATTAGAGTTGCCTGATGCGGTTACAGCTTCCGATAGGGATATAAAAAATATTGATTCTACATTCATTTTGCTACACAGAACGAAACTAAAACAAGCATTCACAGGTAAAGAAATCACGTTTAGACATCATTTTCATAGCCATTATTTATTCACCATGTTATCCCCTGTTATAAAAGATGACGAAGTGATAGAGGTAGTAGGCACTACTATGGATATTACGTCATTTGAAAAATCCGAACAACAGATTGAGTTTATGGTAACCCACGACATCCTTACCAAGCTTCCTAATCGCCAAAAGTTACTTGATGATTTAGACGAAATTATACATAATAATCGTCAAGACAAGCCGAAAGCAATTATGATTTGTGATTTGGATCGTTTAAAGAATGTCAATGATACATTGGGACAATTTGCTGGCGATCAGGTTATTACTTTAATAGCAGACCGTTTAAAGAAAGCTACACTTGAAGCATGTCAGGTCTATCGATTGGGTGGCGATGAGTTTGTTATTGTCATTGGCCAACAAGTGTCAGATTTAAAGGTGTATGCAGAACAGATTTTACAAATTGTCAGACAACCAATCATTATCTCGAATCATGACTTTTATATGACAGCAACGATTGGGATAAGTTATATGAGCGAGAAAGCCTGCAAAACAGAGGACTATATCAATCGAGCAAGTGTAGCCGTTCATTATGGCAAAGTCCAAGGTGGCAACCGTATCAGTGAATATACGAATAAAATGAGTGAACAATATAATGAACTGATATTATTAGAGTCAGATATTCGTAAAGCATTTAAATTTAATGAATTTACGCTATCCTATCAACCGAAAGTCGATGTTTATACCAATGATATTGTAGGAGTAGAAGCTCTGATTCGTTGGGAACATGGTAAAAAAGGCAAAATACCGCCATCTATTTTCATCCCAATTGCAGAAGAAATTGGGATGATCGATCAAATTGGGAAATGGGTTTTACGTGAAGCATGCAAACAATTTGTAAGATGGCGGAATAGTGGGGCAAATCCTGTTATGGTTGCAGTCAACATCTCTGCTTTTGAGTTACAACAACCAGATTTTCTACCAAGAGTAAAACAAATTATAAAGGAAACGGGAATGGATCCCTATTATTTAGAAATAGAAATTACTGAAAACAGTGTCATGCAAAATACGGAAGAATGTATTGAAATGATGAATGAATTACGGGCTATGGGTGTCTCCTTATCGATCGATGATTTTGGTACAGGGTATTCTTCCATGGGCTATTTGCAAAAATTCCCGATTAACTATTTAAAAATTGATCAATCATTTATTAAAGAATTGTTTGAAGAGTCTGGAAGTGCAGAAATTATAAAAGCGATGATTCAGTTAGCACATACATTTGGTTTAAAGGTAGTAGCAGAAGGTGTGGAAGGTGAACGAATACTATCATTTATTAGAAATGAAAAATGTGATTACTATCAGGGATATTTTTATAGTAAACCGCTTGAAGCAGATGTGATGGAAGAGAAATTATTAGCGTTTTCCTAG
- a CDS encoding low molecular weight protein-tyrosine-phosphatase: MIKVLFICLGNICRSPMAEAVFRDIVKEKGVEDKFVIDSAGLGDWHIGNPPHQGTRAKLDELNISYQGQKARQMQANDVNDFDYVIAMDQQNMDDLSQFSHQTSDVTVKKLMDFVNQPKEQNVPDPYFTKNFDYTYELVKEGCEQLFDYVSNKHDLGTK; the protein is encoded by the coding sequence ATGATTAAAGTATTATTTATTTGTTTAGGAAATATTTGCAGATCTCCAATGGCTGAAGCTGTATTTCGTGATATCGTCAAGGAAAAGGGAGTAGAGGATAAGTTTGTAATTGATTCGGCAGGGTTAGGTGATTGGCATATTGGTAATCCGCCACATCAAGGAACAAGAGCAAAATTAGATGAATTAAATATTTCGTATCAAGGGCAAAAAGCAAGACAAATGCAAGCAAATGATGTAAATGATTTTGATTATGTCATTGCAATGGATCAGCAAAATATGGATGATTTATCACAATTTTCTCACCAAACATCTGATGTGACCGTCAAAAAATTGATGGACTTTGTGAATCAGCCAAAAGAGCAAAATGTACCAGACCCATATTTCACAAAGAATTTTGATTACACGTATGAATTAGTGAAAGAAGGTTGTGAACAATTATTTGATTACGTTTCAAATAAACACGATTTAGGCACAAAGTGA